A single region of the Anaerostipes rhamnosivorans genome encodes:
- a CDS encoding AAA family ATPase — protein sequence MRPLFLEICGWGPYPEKNKIDFSRLHGGLFLVTGPTGSGKTTIFDALTYALYGEVSGSVRTKESLRSDFASQKEDTYVILEFSHRNKKYRVERHPKYMRAKKRGSGMTVKKEDAVLTLPDGTVKAGTANVNEELSRLLLINYDQFRQISMLAQGEFQKLLVARSSERVEVFRSIFHTQIYKKIQALAGEKSRVLLGEIRELTSKMEEAAELSEEEEEYREAREKKDFKAVAAYLEEELREKKRFAKRAEEKSRQQRDEYDSKKQIFEQAEKIQQELGELTVQISSLERELSELTEKQRKIKQQKEETESLKACMDQKKERLGVLKELRGRLEHFWQLKASYEALRDQESGQIKRVEAARLQRWLRAQEETRRFGEEYENIARQFEQAEDQYRKAEEHRRKEQEAYMDVQSAFYAGSIGILAKELKEGHPCPVCGSVSHPDPAQIPLEVPDRQQVEAQKELAEKAEENLHGWYKKMLELKEKKHTAKADWEKRQQELGNEPECRAVTQTEVISMERLSLDEEEEKLAEIRQNTVKTEGQLKAFQTELQMSDSAENIQEEYDRLEEELQEYESRKERQDAESIALETALSKACTLLGERRMSFEQKKRQKSGLDLQKIEKDELRDMEERIKRSEDERERLAVILHQRQQALKSLKEKQKKKEMLEERYGIVGDVDRLLKGDNGLRLTFEQFVLITYFQDILKAANIRFLKMTGGRYEMFRSETVTDARKKDNLEIEVMDYYTGRRRSVKTLSGGESFKAALCLALGLSDIIKNSAGGIEIEVLFVDEGFGSLDSESLEQAVSALQELSGASRMIGIISHVPELSERVEQKIVVRRKNIGSIIENL from the coding sequence ATGAGACCATTGTTCCTTGAAATATGCGGCTGGGGTCCGTATCCAGAGAAAAACAAGATAGACTTTTCAAGGCTTCATGGAGGCCTCTTTCTGGTCACAGGGCCTACCGGCTCCGGCAAAACTACCATTTTTGACGCATTGACCTATGCTCTCTACGGGGAGGTCAGTGGAAGTGTCCGGACGAAGGAAAGCCTGAGGAGCGACTTTGCCTCACAGAAGGAGGATACCTATGTGATCCTTGAGTTCTCCCACAGAAATAAAAAATACCGTGTGGAGAGGCATCCCAAATATATGAGGGCCAAAAAAAGAGGCTCCGGCATGACGGTCAAGAAGGAAGATGCAGTCCTGACACTGCCGGACGGAACGGTTAAGGCAGGTACAGCGAATGTCAATGAGGAATTATCCCGCCTTCTTTTGATCAACTATGATCAATTCCGCCAGATTTCCATGCTGGCTCAGGGAGAATTCCAAAAACTCCTGGTAGCCAGGTCCAGCGAACGGGTGGAGGTATTCCGCTCTATTTTTCATACTCAGATATACAAAAAGATTCAGGCACTGGCAGGAGAAAAGTCCAGGGTCCTGCTGGGTGAGATCCGTGAACTGACCAGCAAAATGGAAGAGGCGGCAGAACTTTCAGAGGAAGAAGAGGAATACCGGGAGGCAAGAGAAAAAAAGGACTTTAAAGCCGTGGCTGCATATCTGGAGGAAGAACTCAGAGAAAAGAAAAGGTTTGCAAAGAGGGCGGAGGAAAAGAGCAGACAGCAAAGAGATGAGTATGACTCAAAAAAACAGATTTTTGAACAGGCGGAGAAGATACAACAGGAGCTGGGGGAATTGACAGTCCAGATCAGCAGCCTGGAAAGGGAACTGTCGGAACTTACTGAAAAACAGCGAAAAATCAAACAGCAAAAAGAGGAGACGGAAAGTCTCAAAGCCTGTATGGATCAGAAAAAGGAACGGCTTGGTGTCTTAAAAGAGCTGCGGGGCCGTCTGGAACATTTTTGGCAGCTGAAAGCATCATATGAAGCACTGAGGGACCAGGAATCCGGGCAGATCAAAAGAGTGGAGGCGGCACGGCTGCAGAGATGGCTCCGTGCACAGGAAGAGACAAGACGTTTCGGGGAAGAATATGAAAATATTGCCAGACAGTTTGAACAGGCTGAGGACCAGTACCGGAAAGCAGAGGAACACCGAAGGAAGGAACAGGAGGCCTATATGGATGTGCAGTCTGCATTTTATGCGGGAAGCATCGGCATTTTGGCAAAAGAACTGAAAGAAGGGCATCCCTGTCCCGTGTGCGGTTCTGTCTCTCACCCAGATCCCGCTCAAATTCCTTTGGAAGTTCCTGACAGGCAGCAGGTGGAGGCCCAGAAGGAACTGGCGGAAAAAGCCGAAGAGAACCTTCACGGCTGGTATAAAAAGATGCTGGAGCTGAAGGAAAAGAAACACACGGCAAAAGCAGACTGGGAAAAAAGGCAGCAGGAACTGGGCAATGAGCCGGAATGCAGAGCGGTTACACAGACTGAGGTTATTTCTATGGAAAGGCTTTCTCTTGATGAGGAGGAAGAAAAGCTTGCCGAGATCAGGCAAAACACAGTGAAGACAGAAGGACAGCTGAAAGCTTTCCAGACAGAACTGCAAATGTCAGACAGTGCAGAAAATATTCAAGAAGAGTATGACCGCCTGGAGGAAGAACTCCAGGAGTATGAAAGCAGGAAGGAGCGGCAAGACGCCGAGAGTATCGCGCTTGAGACAGCTCTTTCCAAGGCATGCACGCTGCTCGGTGAGCGTAGGATGTCCTTTGAGCAGAAGAAGAGGCAGAAGTCTGGCCTGGATCTGCAAAAGATAGAGAAAGACGAACTGAGAGACATGGAGGAAAGGATAAAAAGGTCAGAGGATGAGAGGGAGAGGCTTGCCGTGATCCTTCACCAAAGACAGCAGGCGCTCAAGTCACTGAAAGAGAAACAGAAAAAGAAAGAAATGCTGGAGGAAAGATACGGCATTGTAGGTGACGTGGATCGGCTGCTAAAAGGGGATAACGGACTTCGCCTGACCTTTGAACAGTTTGTACTGATCACATACTTCCAAGATATTTTAAAGGCAGCAAACATAAGATTTTTAAAAATGACCGGGGGACGGTATGAGATGTTTCGCAGTGAGACCGTCACGGATGCTAGGAAAAAGGATAACTTAGAAATAGAGGTAATGGACTATTACACAGGAAGGCGAAGGTCTGTGAAGACACTTTCCGGCGGAGAATCCTTTAAGGCGGCCCTCTGCCTGGCTCTGGGGCTTTCGGATATTATAAAGAACAGTGCCGGCGGTATTGAGATCGAGGTGCTTTTTGTGGATGAGGGATTTGGTTCCCTGGACAGTGAATCCCTGGAACAGGCAGTGTCAGCGCTTCAGGAACTTTCCGGAGCCAGCCGGATGATCGGGATCATCTCCCATGTTCCTGAACTTTCTGAGAGGGTTGAACAAAAAATTGTTGTCCGGAGGAAAAATATAGGGAGTATCATTGAGAATTTGTGA